The Roseibium sp. Sym1 nucleotide sequence CTGCGGCCCGGACGTAAAAACACCTGATGGCGTCCAATCTGCCACCCGGTGGCCGGGTGGTACATATATCCTTCGTTTAGGCAGTCGTATCGGCATATGACGGCGGCTCGAGAACTTGCCACCAACTGGTAACAATTCACTTGCTCATCGCCGGAGTTTTTTTCAAGAGGAAGAAAACTTCAGAAATAGAAATTAACTGTTAATTCTTGTTCATGTCTTTGGGGCTGATTGTACTTTTCCTTTTCACAAGCCAACTTGCCTCTTTACCTGAGATGTAAGGCGGCAAATTTCTCTATTTGCGAAATCTTGAATTCAGAGCCGAAAACAGAAAACCCCCGGAACGGATCCAGCGATGAGGTCTGTTCCAGGGGTCTGCCGTGCAAGACGGGAAGGGCGGCGTATTACACTGCCTGCAGGGCGCCCGGGTTGCCGGTCTGCTGGCGCAGGGCCAGCTTGTTCATGGCGGAAACGTAAGCGCGGGCCGAAGCGACCAGAGTGTCCGTGTCGGCACCCTTGCCGTTGGCGATGCGGCCGTCGGCCTCCAGGCGGACGGAAACCTCCGCCTGCGCGTCGGTGCCCTCGGTGACCGCATGTACCTGGTAGAGCGACAGGGTCGCCTCATGCGGCACGATGTCCTTGATGGCGTTGAAGGTGGCATCGACCGGACCGTCGCCGGTGGCTTCCTTGGTGATGTGCTGGCCGTTCACATCCATGGTCAGGATGGCCTTCTGCGGGCCGCCGGTGCCGGCAATGACGGTGAGCGCGATCACCTTGGTGCTTTCGCCCAGGATGTTGATCTCGTCCTCGACCAGCGCCTCGATGTCCTCGTCATAGACATGCTTCTTGCGGTCGGCCAGGTCCTTGAAACGGCGGAAGGCGTCCTGCAGGGCGTTGTCGCCCAGCTCGAAGCCCAGTTCCTTGAGCTTGTCGCGGAAGGCGTGACGGCCGGAATGCTTGCCCATGACCAGCGATGTGGCTTTCACGCCGACATCTTCCGGACGCATGATCTCGTAGGTCTCGGCGTTCTTCAGCATGCCGTCCTGGTGGATGCCGCTCTCGTGGGCAAAGGCGTTCTTGCCGACGATCGCCTTGTTGTACTGGACGGCGAAGCCGGAGGCACCGGCCACCATCTTGGAAGCGCGCACCATGAAGCTCGGATCGATCTGGGTGGCGTAGGGCAGGATGTCGCCGCGGGTGCGGATCGCCATGACGATCTCTTCCAGGGCCGCGTTGCCGGCGCGTTCCCCGAGGCCGTTGATGGTGCACTCGATCTGGCGTGCGCCGCCGGCGACACCGGCCAGCGAGTTGGCGACCGCCAGGCCCAGGTCGTCGTGGCAGTGTACGGAGAAGATGGCCTTGTCGCTGTCCGGCACGCGCTCGCGGATCTGTTCGAACATGGTCTTGTATTCGTCCGGGGTCGCGTAGCCGACCGTGTCCGGCAGGTTGATGGTGGTGGCACCGC carries:
- a CDS encoding 2-isopropylmalate synthase, producing MTTTPEKDQIRIFDTTLRDGEQSPGASMTLEEKLQIAEILDDMGVDIIEAGFPIASNGDFEAVSEIARRSKNSVIAGLARAIHADIDRCGEAVKHAGKGRIHTFVSTSPIHLKFQMNKTEEQVLDIITDTVTRSRNLIDDVEWSAMDATRTPIDYLCRCVEAAIKCGATTINLPDTVGYATPDEYKTMFEQIRERVPDSDKAIFSVHCHDDLGLAVANSLAGVAGGARQIECTINGLGERAGNAALEEIVMAIRTRGDILPYATQIDPSFMVRASKMVAGASGFAVQYNKAIVGKNAFAHESGIHQDGMLKNAETYEIMRPEDVGVKATSLVMGKHSGRHAFRDKLKELGFELGDNALQDAFRRFKDLADRKKHVYDEDIEALVEDEINILGESTKVIALTVIAGTGGPQKAILTMDVNGQHITKEATGDGPVDATFNAIKDIVPHEATLSLYQVHAVTEGTDAQAEVSVRLEADGRIANGKGADTDTLVASARAYVSAMNKLALRQQTGNPGALQAV